The Deinococcus detaillensis DNA segment CTGTGGCAGAGACGCTTAGAGAACACCGTTCCATTCGGCAGTTCAAACCCGATGCCATTCCCCAGTCCATTATTGACGAGGTGCTACACGAGGCCGTGACTGGGACGTCCTCATCGGGCAACCTCAACAGCTACTCCATGGTGCTGACCCGTGACCCAGTTCGGAAACGCCAGCTGTACGAGTTGCACGGCGAACAAGAATTTATCCTTCAAGCGCCGCTGGTCATCACGTTCTGCGCCGACTGGTACCGCACGCGGCAGTGGCTGAAGCTGCGCGGAGCAAGGGATAACTTCAACAATTTTTTGGGGTATCAGGTGGCCGCCAACGAAACGATGCTCATCTCCCAGAGTGTGACGCTGGGTTTTGAAGCACGAGGCTACGGCATCTGCTATATGGGCAGCACACTCCACGCCATGCAAGAAATTGCCGAGCAACTGGATCTCCCCGAAACCTGCTTGCCCATCACAACCATCGTGGTCGGTGTTCC contains these protein-coding regions:
- a CDS encoding nitroreductase family protein, with protein sequence MQTVAETLREHRSIRQFKPDAIPQSIIDEVLHEAVTGTSSSGNLNSYSMVLTRDPVRKRQLYELHGEQEFILQAPLVITFCADWYRTRQWLKLRGARDNFNNFLGYQVAANETMLISQSVTLGFEARGYGICYMGSTLHAMQEIAEQLDLPETCLPITTIVVGVPDERPERRERLPTQSFVHDEAYQKPSTSELKDMYQAREESGWQRYMSVPRLKAMCDEGGITSLAQMYTSPYKYDPDHYVPKSLQILEVLQQRGFLPSTLSLTQAEE